The Carassius auratus strain Wakin chromosome 34, ASM336829v1, whole genome shotgun sequence genomic sequence actctggtaacactattttaaggtgtccttgttacacgttaaaTGTACTatacatattataataacaattaattattaacaattatatgcaagtaaccctaagccaaaccctattcccaatcctaaccatatagtaagtacatgtagttaatattAATCAGTTTTAATTACTTCTACAGTGCTTTTAATGTATAACTACACTGTAAGAAGGATAATGTAACCAAAACTCTGTCTCTATGAAAAACTCTTGccaatattattactatatatatgctatattacCAACCAAAATGAAGTCCAGACACTTTCATGCATTGACACAGAATAATACAAAACAGAAACAGTTAGAAGTAAAACTTTCATGTTAGTTTAATACGTAGAATAGCAAACTATATCTAAAAGTGACAGCCACTTtcaattatttgtaatttatccCACATACTAAGGATTGTGAGTTACTGAGAGAAAATAAGGCGTTAGACAGCTTAATGTGAGGAGAACATCCGCTATAAAGTTAGAGCATTTGTCAGAATAGTTGAAAGTGAACATTTTCAAGCAgactaataaataaattgcagCTGGTAGTAAGACAGCAATTCATTCATAAAGGGACAGTGTCAAAAATATGTCCTTGTGGGTTATCACATACAAATCTAAACACTCGCAAACATAACACACATCTATAGAcatacgcgtgtgtgtgtgtgtgtgtatatataaatgtgtatgatATTTATAGAGGGGAACCACACAGAAATAACAGTGAAGAAGTAGTTGAAACTGTATTGCAGAACTACAAGaggcactttaaaataaaaaggaaaagaaaaaagatgctcAACAATGTACTTCACTTTTATTTGATATGGAGTAGCACTGAGATGCAGACCTTTAGTCTTTATAATGTCCATgaaaagagaaatgaaaacaCGCGCGGGTTTAGCTTTCAAACAACTTCTTGAAAGCGCTGCTTATCTCCTGGATCATGTCAGAGGTGGTGGTCGATCTGCTGTGCTTGTGGAAGGCCTGGCGATTACACTGCCTTGTCAGAGACGTAGCACCGAATGCAGCCACCAGCGAGGGATTCATGCTGGAAAAAAGGAACATTTATTATGAAACTGAAAGTGATGTGCAATGACACATCAAATAATTAGTGAAGACGGAGCAACTCACCCTTTGGTTGCATCTGGAGGTGAGCTGAACGCCCAGTGGGCGAAGACTCCTAAGGAACCGGAGAGCAGATCTCCCTGCCCCCCACAGCGCCGCCCACTGCCCTCTTGACTACAGGTCAGCACTGAGAGCAGAAGACAAGCGACGTGTTAGAGAAAGAAAATGGTGCACTGGAACCTTGTGAAGTCTGAATATTCAAGAAAATCACTAACTGTTCTTTCCGTCAGTAATAATGTCCTCCTCCCCCTTCAAAACCAAGGTAAGGTGGCCCATGGCGATGCTGAGCTGCTGAGCACTTCTCTTGTGGTCGGTGCTGTCCAGAGGTTCATGGTGCTGAAATCAAAGTTTGATTTAGCTTGTATACTGCAACTGTATGTATTAGGTAtccttccatctatctatcatctatctatctatctatcttcttatttataaagacaagacagcggctatttaaaaatgtgttttgccgatTTTGGAGAGGATCACCTCATGTTTACCGATGACAGCAGTCTCACCTCGGCTagttcttctgacatttgccactggctctgatgtctctttagtagttaaacataaaatataatttgttttaggtAAATCTAACATGTAATCTTTGGTCgttattcaattaatttattcttattttaagatgaaaataaaataggcaATAGGCCTACTGTTTGATATGtatgtttcattgtaatgtaatctatatacacatttccctgaagtacatttctgctgctattattatgtttaaatgaaaacgaaaggaggcagtggtgtttaatataatattctgtatatttacaataagacGAAGAGGAAAACTGCAGTAGACATggtgagctgactgatgttatcaagtacgatAGTACGAAGTACGAAGATTGTCagagtgttttcagcttatttttattaaaatatggcatggagttgcatcaaacaatggtataaacatcattcaaagtaaattgtgataatctttattaataatcgcaattacaattcaATGGAATAATCaactattatgatttttttcattatcCTGCAGACCTACAACTTTGTATGCTTTCGTTGCTATTTATAATCCATTCAGATTTTTATTCAAACTTTAGTTTTTGTCATGATTTGAGTGTATATTGCCATTCTTGTTACGGTAGTACATTAAATCTCATTACATCTGCACTAGAGCACCTTCACTAATTTCAGATGCACCTGCAGTGAATGAATTCTAAACCCGGGACTGCAGTGAAAGCAATGTTCCTAAAACAAAGACTATATTTCTGTGTGATAACAACATCTGTGCCAGGAGATCTGATGGTAATGTGGTCAGTGGTGAATACAGGTGCATGGCAATCCAAAACGGTcacgtaaaaaaaaatctgatcacaAGAGTACGTACAAGAGACATTTGAGTCCCATACAATACCAGGCAAAGTATCATTTTGTCAAAACCAGATGTCTCAGAGCCACAGATATTACATACAAATAGAACCTGCTCAGCCACAAGGAGGATATTAGCACTTTCCAAACTCACCATGGCCTCATACAGACGAGTAAACTCCATAAAGTTGGGTGTGAGGATGCCTCTCTGATATCCTTGAATGACTGACGGTTCTTTAGCCACTAACCAAAGTCCATCCTGTAAAGACACACAAACATGaatatataaacagtttttgcaCAAGTGACTCATTTATTCAGTGCATCCACAAAACAACAGTTTATTCCGCAAACCACTGACGCCCTTTTTTCTGGATTAGCAGAATCAGTTTAATATCATTTTCATCCTCTTTTAGGCAATATGCAATACAACATTAATACTGTCAAATTAAACCACATGTTTGAGCTCCGACCCAGTTCTCCTTCTGTATAAAGGACAATTAATCTATGGCTGTTGCCACCATATCCAGTATAAAAGCGTATTGATCTGCTAGATCAAAAGTGTCAGTGGAAACGGTACTCACAGCATCAATGATGATTGGTATTCCTCTGAGTTTGGCCCTCTTGATAATCTCCTAAAACCAAACATCAGCCAAACACTCAGCAATTTGGAATGCATCAATGTGGAAATATACAATATTGCCAAGCTCTcaagaaatattaaatgattgaTGAACGATGAACAGAATGATTGTCTTAATGTGCAATAAGTGTTCAAAGTACGGATGCTTTCGCACATTTTAGAAAAACCTAAAAAGAGGTTTTTCCAATTTGTGGTTGGTACTATATAAGGGAATCAGACAGAAATGTACAAAtaatatttcctaattatttttgtgttatatatTGGTGTTGACTAAACTGCCACACAGAAGTCAGAAGATGTGTTTGTCGTATCATTCATCTTGCCTTAGCATTCTTCAGAAGCATCTCTTCCCTCCCCAGACCTGGTCCCACAACAAGACTGTGAAGCCTGGGCAGCCATTTCTCCATCTCCTCCACAGCGTTGGGGCCATCTCTGGAGGAACACACAGCCAGAAGAGAAACAGCACCATCATGATCAAATCCCTCTCCACGTAATAAATCAAATGTGTTTCAGCTGGTAAAATGCACTGAATCAAATAACTCTGGAGGGCCATAAAATTCACACAAATTGGCCACAGAGATATTTAATGAAATTCACAAGTCGAGAGTTCCTGCTTACAGCACTGGATGGACGATGAGTTCAGGACTGTAGGACTTGATGACCGGAGCTGCATCTTTGGTGCAGAACACGTGCGACAGATCGGCTCCCTGGAAAACAGGCAGGACGAGGAGAAGGTAACCAATATACCAGCATTTTGAGATTATCAGAAAACTGTCATCTTGGCTCATTAACAGAAGCACAATTTCCCATTGTGTCAGCCGAAAgggtaatacaaaaaaaaaaaaaaggtgcaattTTACACAGATCTTAttataaacaatgtttaaaacatacaacttttgttcagg encodes the following:
- the LOC113053636 gene encoding ATP-dependent (S)-NAD(P)H-hydrate dehydratase isoform X4, whose protein sequence is MNLLKRAAFIFSEKPLSLALVIERSFSLGTARMDSVIPLVRKTIPPLTSKKHKGQDGRIGIIGGCQEYTGAPFFAAISALKVGADLSHVFCTKDAAPVIKSYSPELIVHPVLDGPNAVEEMEKWLPRLHSLVVGPGLGREEMLLKNAKEIIKRAKLRGIPIIIDADGLWLVAKEPSVIQGYQRGILTPNFMEFTRLYEAMHHEPLDSTDHKRSAQQLSIAMGHLTLVLKGEEDIITDGKNMLTCSQEGSGRRCGGQGDLLSGSLGVFAHWAFSSPPDATKGMNPSLVAAFGATSLTRQCNRQAFHKHSRSTTTSDMIQEISSAFKKLFES
- the LOC113053636 gene encoding ATP-dependent (S)-NAD(P)H-hydrate dehydratase isoform X3; its protein translation is MHGLKCSLLGVVTVIITIAAVLLYDEVIERSFSLGTARMDSVIPLVRKTIPPLTSKKHKGQDGRIGIIGGCQEYTGAPFFAAISALKVGADLSHVFCTKDAAPVIKSYSPELIVHPVLDGPNAVEEMEKWLPRLHSLVVGPGLGREEMLLKNAKEIIKRAKLRGIPIIIDADGLWLVAKEPSVIQGYQRGILTPNFMEFTRLYEAMHHEPLDSTDHKRSAQQLSIAMGHLTLVLKGEEDIITDGKNMLTCSQEGSGRRCGGQGDLLSGSLGVFAHWAFSSPPDATKGMNPSLVAAFGATSLTRQCNRQAFHKHSRSTTTSDMIQEISSAFKKLFES